The Armatimonadia bacterium genomic interval TGACCCACATGGCCGACCTGGAGGCCCAGGCAGCGGTCATCACCTGTGAACTGGCACAGGGCGCAAAGGCCTCCGACGTGGAGACAGCTCTGCTGTCCGACCAGCGGGTGAGGAAGACGAAGTTCCTGAGCAAGACCGAGGCACGCCAGCAACTGGCGGACAAGTACAAGCTCGACATCAACGCCCTTAAACTGATTCCCAACACCTTGCCCAACTCGATCCTGGTATACGTAACGAAGCCGCAAGACATCGACGCCGTCTGCAAGTCCGCCGGAGCGATTCGTGGTGTGGCGCTGGCCCGCTATCCGCAGCAGATCACCTCGAAGCTCTTGACCGTCGCGCATGGTGTCAGACTGGCGGGCCTGGTCGTCGGCGCCTTGCTGGTACTGGCGACGATCACCGTCATCAACACCACGATCCGGCTCACCATCTACGCCCGGCGCCGAGAGATCCGCATCATGCAGTTGGTCGGCGCCACCAAGTGGTTCATCCGTCTGCCCTTCCTCCTGGAAGGGCTGTTCCACGGCATCGTCGGCGGAATCGTCGCTGCCGTGGCGACCATCGCAGGCTACTCGTGGGTGAACGGGTATGTCTCGCAGAACGTCCAGTTCATCAGTCTGCTTGAAAACGCCCAGATGATGGCCCTGTTCGCTGCGGCGAC includes:
- the ftsX gene encoding permease-like cell division protein FtsX, with translation MSLNTLEFLLVQALRAIRRNPLVTVAAITNVAVALTILGAFGLLSLNLTHMADLEAQAAVITCELAQGAKASDVETALLSDQRVRKTKFLSKTEARQQLADKYKLDINALKLIPNTLPNSILVYVTKPQDIDAVCKSAGAIRGVALARYPQQITSKLLTVAHGVRLAGLVVGALLVLATITVINTTIRLTIYARRREIRIMQLVGATKWFIRLPFLLEGLFHGIVGGIVAAVATIAGYSWVNGYVSQNVQFISLLENAQMMALFAAATIACGALFGMVGSMTGLRRFLRLV